TTCGAATGGGGATTCTGTTGGTTCATCATATTTTACATATTCAAATTCTAATTTATCTATATCTTTAACAAGATTTCTAATATTATTTAATAATTCTTCTTTAGTTTGTCCAGGGAGTATACGACAATCAAAAATTGTTTCACATAATGATGGAACAATATTTTCTTTTATTCCTCCATTAATCATTGTTGGAGTTATTGTTGTACTAATCATAGACCTTATCATTTCAGCTTCTCCTTTATTTTTCTCAGCTAATTTATTAAGTATTTTATGTGCAAGATATTTATTTAATAAAAGATTAGAAAGAATTTTATATTCAGTATCTCTTTCACCAGATATTTTCTTAATAAATTTTTTTACTACTGGTATAATCATTACTGGAGGTCTATGAGACATAATTCTATCTATTGTTTTCATCATTCTTAAAATTGCATTATCTCCAATTCCAGGCATAGAACCATGCGCAGGTACTCCACCTGCTTTTATCTTTAACCATACTATTCCTTTTTCAGCAGTTTGAACTAAAAATATATGTTTATCTTTAATTGGTATAGAAAAACCTCCTCCCTCATTAATTACATATTTTGTTTTAATTTTTTCAGGATAATTTTTTATTATATATTCTACTCCTGCTCCACCACCTTTTTCTTCATCAGCTGTAGCTGCAAAAACTATATCTCCTTTAGGTTTTATATTATTTAATGCTATAAGTTTCATAATAACACATTCTATTGCTGTAAGAGATTTACAATCAATTGCTCCTCTCCCCCAAATAAAACCATCTTTTATAATTCCACCAAATGGGTCTACACTCCATTCTGAAGCATTTGCTGGAACAACATCTAAATGCGACAAAAGTAATATACTTGGTTCTTTTTTCTCTCCTTTAATTCTGCAAATTACATTTCCTCTATTTTCTTCAGATTTTATTATTTCAGTTTCTAAATTAGCTTCTTCAAGTTTTTCTGCAATGTACTTAGCTGCAGGCAATTCATTTCCAGGAGGATTAGAAGTATTTATTTTAATAAGTTCAGATAATATTTCTATAGCTTCATTTTTTGCTTTTTCTAAAGAATAACTCAACTTTACCACCTCAAATCAAATATATTTTCATTAGAATAGATTATTATATTTTATTTTTTATTTTTCTAAGATAAAAAATAAACTTATAAGCACCATCCTCTTTATTTACTTTAGTTTTATATAAATCTATTCTATAATATAAATATATTTTTTAATACCATTTTTAGGGTTTCCGTTTTTATAATTTTTTAATGTAACAAAATACCTTGAATATGATAGCAAAATCTAAAGGCTCAATTATTTTTACATATTTAATATTTTTAATTTTTAAATATGATTTCACATCTATATAGCATTTAAATAAGAAAATTTTGCAAATATAGAAGTGTTTGTTTTCTTAAAATTTTCTATAATGAAGTTTTCTTTTTTAAATTATTTAAAAAAAGTTTTTTCATATTTAAAGGAAGGTAAACGTTAACATTTTTAAAGAATCTATTACTCCTGTAGCATTGCCATATTGCAATGCCATCATAGATTACACTGTAGAGAAGTTCTCATATATTTGCATAATTAAAATATTTTTGGTCATTACTATAGTTTTATTTATTTTTTTTATTTTTTATCAGTAATAATTACTATATATAAGAAATAGCCAAACTTACAAACTTATATATAAATATAAGTTTAGGTTATTCAATGTTTTTAACATGATTAAGATTATCTATTTCTTAAAGAGAAGCTAATCATATTAAGAAGATTTAGTAAATATCCATTTATCTTTATTTTTAACTATTGCTAATTCTTTAATTACTTTTTTCCATAATTTTTTAGCTTCTTTTATAAATCCATCATCATAAATAATTTTGCCATCATTAAGTATATCATAAATAAAAAAATTAGGCTTTTTTATTTCTTCTAAAAATTCTTTTGGATAATATCCAATAACTCTTAAAGATGGAACTTTATATAGCCCTGATAAGCTTCTTCTTTCGAAAATATTTTCTGGAAGATTTTCTGCTATTAGACAAATATCTATATCACTAAATTCTGTAAATTCATTTTTTGCATAAGACCCAAAAAGTATAATGGTTTTTGGTTTAAGATGCTTAACTTGTTTTAAAAATTCTTCTATTTTTTTATAAGCTTCTCTCTTAAGCTTATTCTTTACTAACAATTTTTTTAACCTCTTTTAAAATAGATTCTGCAAATTCTATTGCTTGTTTAGCTTGTGATTCTGTAAAATGCCTTTTTGCAGGACCACTAGCAAATGCGTTAGCATATCTAGTTGGAATATAATATTGATCAAGTATTCTTACAATATCACGAAATATTTCAAAATCTTTATTTATAGAAATAAGTTCATCTAATAAATCAATTAATGAGTGCCCTTTTTTTTCAATTCCATAGAAATTAAGTGCAGCTTTTAAAGCTAATTCAACTGATTGTTGTGCATTAAAACAAACTTTAGACCATCTTTTTGTTTTAAAGAGATCCTGCGCTGCACCAAAAAAATCTTCAGCATCTTCAATTAAATCTTTGAATCTTCTTGCCATATTTATGAATAAATAAAACTAAAATTTAAATATTAAAAAGATTTATAGATAAAATTCTAAACTAAATTTATTATATCGATTTTAATAAATCATGAATAAGCATTTTCTTTTCTTAGTAATAAATAAGAAGGTTAAAACATAATAAAGATATAAAAATAACTTAATTTAGAAAAAATATTATTGAAAAAATGAATTGTGAATATATATGAATATTAAAAATTCAATTTTACAAATAAAAAATTTTTTTGATCCTAAAACAGTAGCAATAGTAGGAGCTTCAGAAAAAATTGAAAAAGCTGGAGGAATAATATTTAGGAATTTTATAGAAAATAAAAAAAGAGGATTATTTAAAGGCGAAGTATATCCAGTAAATCCATATGAAGATGAAATTTTAGGATATAAATGCTATCCTTCAATTCTTAATATTCCAAATGAGATAGATTTAGTTGTAATTGTTATCCCAGCTCAATTAACATTAAAAATTGTTGAGGAAGCAATTGAAAAAAAAGTAAAAAGCATTATAATAATCTCTTCAGGCTATAGTGAAGTTGGAAATTATGAACTTGAACAAAAAATTAAAGAAATGGTAAAAAATGCAGGTATAAGACTCCTTGGACCAAATTGTTTAGGAGTATATGACCCAAGCACTGGAGTTGATACATTATTTTTGCCTGAAACAAAGCTTTTATCAAATGGTAAAGAAGTTGTTTCAATGCCTCGTCCAATGCTTGGAAGCATAGGTTTTATAAGTCAAAGTGGAGCATTTGGTGTAGCTGCATTAGATTATTTAACTGGAAAACAAATAGGAATAAGTAGGTTCATAAGTTTTGGAAATAGAGCTGATGTAGATGAAGTAGAAATTTTAGAATATTTCTTAGAAGATGAAAAAACAAAAGTAATATTAATGTATATTGAAAATATAGTTAATGGAAGAGAATTTATAAAAATTGCAAGCGAAGTTACTAAGAAAAAACCAATCATAGCTATTAAAACTGGTAAAACAGAAGCTGGAGCAAGAGCAGCTTTGTCGCATACTGGAGCACTTGCTGGATCAGATAAAATATATGATGGAATATTTAAACAAGTTGGCATTTTAAGAGCAGAAAATATGCATGAATTTTTCAATATGGCTAAAGCATTAGTTTTACAACCTCCTGCAAAAGGGAAAAACATTGGAATAATTACTGATGCGGGTGGACCAGGTGTAATGGCCTCTGATGAATGTGAATTAAGAGGAATGAATGTCAAAAAATTTTCAGAAGAAACTATTAATAAACTTAATGAATTAAAGAAAAGTAAAATAATACCTGAATTTGCAACAATTTCTAATCCAATAGATTTAACAGGTTCAGTAACATCTGAAATG
The nucleotide sequence above comes from Nitrososphaerota archaeon. Encoded proteins:
- a CDS encoding M20/M25/M40 family metallo-hydrolase; protein product: MSYSLEKAKNEAIEILSELIKINTSNPPGNELPAAKYIAEKLEEANLETEIIKSEENRGNVICRIKGEKKEPSILLLSHLDVVPANASEWSVDPFGGIIKDGFIWGRGAIDCKSLTAIECVIMKLIALNNIKPKGDIVFAATADEEKGGGAGVEYIIKNYPEKIKTKYVINEGGGFSIPIKDKHIFLVQTAEKGIVWLKIKAGGVPAHGSMPGIGDNAILRMMKTIDRIMSHRPPVMIIPVVKKFIKKISGERDTEYKILSNLLLNKYLAHKILNKLAEKNKGEAEMIRSMISTTITPTMINGGIKENIVPSLCETIFDCRILPGQTKEELLNNIRNLVKDIDKLEFEYVKYDEPTESPFETNFFKIIEESLKEYDNKFEAVPYMVPGGTDSRFLRRIGSICYGFHPVKTDMPFNQLMKLPHGIDERISIVNIHFGVDVLYRVIKKMMF
- a CDS encoding nucleotidyltransferase domain-containing protein; translation: MLVKNKLKREAYKKIEEFLKQVKHLKPKTIILFGSYAKNEFTEFSDIDICLIAENLPENIFERRSLSGLYKVPSLRVIGYYPKEFLEEIKKPNFFIYDILNDGKIIYDDGFIKEAKKLWKKVIKELAIVKNKDKWIFTKSS
- a CDS encoding HEPN domain-containing protein, encoding MARRFKDLIEDAEDFFGAAQDLFKTKRWSKVCFNAQQSVELALKAALNFYGIEKKGHSLIDLLDELISINKDFEIFRDIVRILDQYYIPTRYANAFASGPAKRHFTESQAKQAIEFAESILKEVKKIVSKE
- a CDS encoding CoA-binding protein; its protein translation is MNIKNSILQIKNFFDPKTVAIVGASEKIEKAGGIIFRNFIENKKRGLFKGEVYPVNPYEDEILGYKCYPSILNIPNEIDLVVIVIPAQLTLKIVEEAIEKKVKSIIIISSGYSEVGNYELEQKIKEMVKNAGIRLLGPNCLGVYDPSTGVDTLFLPETKLLSNGKEVVSMPRPMLGSIGFISQSGAFGVAALDYLTGKQIGISRFISFGNRADVDEVEILEYFLEDEKTKVILMYIENIVNGREFIKIASEVTKKKPIIAIKTGKTEAGARAALSHTGALAGSDKIYDGIFKQVGILRAENMHEFFNMAKALVLQPPAKGKNIGIITDAGGPGVMASDECELRGMNVKKFSEETINKLNELKKSKIIPEFATISNPIDLTGSVTSEMYEVCTKILLEDLEINGIIIIGLHHTPALGDDFIDRIASISKNYYKPIIACDIGETEMALYIRQKFDKYGIPSYSSPEEAVQAMNGLVKYGLYLKKVGMLNEYLNEFKKSE